The following proteins come from a genomic window of Triticum aestivum cultivar Chinese Spring chromosome 6A, IWGSC CS RefSeq v2.1, whole genome shotgun sequence:
- the LOC123128593 gene encoding allene oxide cyclase, chloroplastic — MAAPPSSVSVRAGASVSAKLTPSRAARVGFGGRVSVGSGRKCGGPVRASLFSPKPAVAMDARPTKVQELHVYELNEHDRESPAYLRLSAKQSQNALGDLVPFTNKVYNGSLDKRIGITAGICILIQHVPERNGDRYEAIYSIYFGDYGHITVQGPYLTYEESYLAVTGGSGVFEGVYGQVKLNQIVFPFKIFYTFYLKGIPDLPRELLCTPVPPSPTVEPTPAAKATEPHACLNNFTD; from the exons atgGCAGCGCCCCCCTCCTCCGTCTCCGTCAGGGCCGGCGCGTCCGTCTCGGCGAAGCTGACCCCTTCGCGGGCCGCCAGGGTTGGGTTCGGTGGCAGGGTCAGCGTCGGCTCGGGCAGGAAGTGCGGCGGCCCCGTGCGGGCGTCGCTCTTCTCGCCCAAGCCCGCGGTGGCCATGGACGCGAGGCCGACCAAGGTGCAGGAGCTGCACGTCTACGAGCTCAACGAGCACGACCGCGAGAGCCCCGCCTACCTCCGGCTGAGCGCCAAGCAGAGCCAGAACGCGCTCGGCGACCTCGTCCCCTTCACCAACAAG GTGTACAACGGGAGCCTGGACAAGCGGATCGGGATCACGGCGGGGATCTGCATCCTGATCCAGCACGTGCCGGAGCGCAACGGCGACCGCTACGAGGCCATCTACAGCATCTACTTCGGCGACTACGGCCACATCACCGTGCAGGGGCCCTACCTCACCTACGAGGAGTCCTACCTCGCCGTCACCGGCGGCTCCGGCGTCTTCGAGGGCGTGTACGGCCAGGTCAAGCTCAACCAGATCGTCTTCCCCTTCAAGATCTTCtacaccttctacctcaagggCATCCCGGACCTGCCGAGGGAGCTGCTCTGCACGCCCGTCCCGCCCTCCCCCACCGTCGAGCCCACGCCCGCCGCCAAGGCCACCGAGCCACACGCATGCCTCAACAACTTCACCGACTAG